Below is a genomic region from Pseudomonas sp. JQ170C.
GCGCGATTCGGGCAGGACTTTCCAGAACACCACGGCCGCGATCAGCGCCAGGCTGCCGATCACCAGCAGCGCGGTGTGCCAGCTGACGAAGTCGATCAGCACCCCGGTGATCAGTCGGCCGCTCATGCCGCCGATGGCATTGCCGCCGATGTACAGGCCCATGGCCAGGCCGATGTGTTGCGGGTGAATCTCTTCGCTCAGGTAGGTCATGGCCACCGCAGCCAGTCCGCTCAACGACAGGCCCAGCAAGGCGCGGCTCAGCAGCACCGTCTGCCAGCTCGGCATCAGTGCGCTGACGATCGTGCACAGGGCTGCGCAGAACAGCGCCGCCACCATCACCGGCTTGCGTCCGATGCGGTCAGAAATGGGCCCGGTGATCAGTAGCCCGACCGCCAGCATGGCAGTGGAGACCGAGAGGATCAGGCTGCTTTGCGCGGCATTGATGGAAAACTCCTGGGACAGCATCGGCATCATCGGCTGCACGCAGTAGAGCAGGGCGAAGGTGGCAAAGCCGCCGCAGAACAGCGCCAGGACCGTGCGCAAAAAGGCCGGGGTGCCTTTTTCGATCCAGCTTTCGGTAACAGTGACGCGAGCGTCGACAGCGGCAGGGGATATTTCGTGGGCGTGTAGAGCAACAGCAGTTTTCACGGGTGACCTCGGGCGTCACAACCTGGCAGGCAGTGAAAAAAGCATATAGCTGGCTAATGATCATTTCCAATATATTGTTCGACCTGTTTAAGAGGTTTTACGACCTATTGGAGCACCTTATGGAACTGCGCCATCTGCGCTACTTCATCGCCGTGGCCGAAGAGCTGCACTTTGGCCGCGCCGCGCAGCAACTGGGGATCTCCCAGCCACCCTTGAGCCAGCAGATCCAGGCCCTGGAACAGGAGCTGGGCGCACGCCTGTTCGAGCGTACCAATCGTCGGGTTGCGCTGAGCGAGGCGGGGCGGCTGTTTCTGGAGGAGGCGCGGCAAGTGCTGGCGCAGGTCGACAAAGCGGCCGATGTGGCGCGTCGCGCGCAGCTGGGCGAATTGGGCGAGATGAAGATCGGATTCACCTCGTCAGCCCCGTTCAACTCCAGCATCTCCGCGGCAATCTATGCGTTCCGCCAGCGTTTTCCGGCCGTTCACCTGCACCTCAACGAAATGAGCAGCCAGGCGGTAGCCGACGCCCTGCTGGATGAAAGCATCGAAGTCGGACTGATGCGGCCGCTGGCGCTGCCAGACAATCTGGTCGCTACGGAGCTGCTGCGCGAGCCGCTGGTGGCAATCATCAACGCCACACACCCGCTGGCCCACGGCAGTGAAGGCGGGCTGTACCTGGCGGCGCTGGCCAATGAGCCGTTCGTGTTCTTCCCCCGCAGCTACGGCAGCGGCCTGTATGCGCAGTTGCTGAGCCTGGCCCGCCAGGCAGGCTTCAGCCCGCATTTTGCCCAGGAGGCCAGTGAGGCGATGACCATCATCGGCCTGGTGTCGGCGGGGTTGGGGGTGTCGGTGCTGCCGGCATCCTTCCAGCGCATGCGCATGGAGGGCGTGGTCTACCGGACCTTGCTCGACAGCGATGCGATGACGGCCGTGTGGGTGGTGCAACGACGCCAATCGACGTCGGCAATGGCCAGGGCATTTGTGTCGTTGCTGAGCGGGCGCGAGGCACCCGCGCCCCAGGCCTGAAGCCTCAGCGCCAACGGCGGAAAATCAACGAGGTGTTGACCCCGCCAAAGGCGAAATTGTTGTTCATCACGTACTCGTTGCTCATCACCCGCCAGTCGTCGCACAGGTAATCCAGCTCGCCGCATTGCGGGTCGATGTTGGCCAGGTTGAGGGTGTGCACGTAATGGTCGCTGTTCAACATCTCGATGCTGAACCAGGACTCCAGCGCACCGCAGGCGCCCAGGGTGTGACCGAGAAAACTCTTTTGCGAGCTGATCGGCATGCGGGGGCCGAACAGGCTGCTGGTGGCCAGGGTTTCGGCGATGTCGCCCTGCTCGGTGGCGGTGCCGTGACCATTCACATAGCCGATGGCATCGGGCGCAAGGTTGGCATCTTCCAGGGCCAGCGCCATGGCGCGGCGCATGGTCACCTGTTCCGGGCGGGTGGTGTGCTGGCCGTCGGCGTTGGTGCCAAAGCCGACGATCTCGGCGTAGATGTGCGCGCCACGGGCCAGTGCATGCTCCAGTTCTTCGAGCACCAGCATGCCGCCGCCTTCACCGATCACCAGGCCATCGCGGCCGCTGTCGTAAGGGCTGGGGGTGCTCTGCGGGGCGTCGTTTTTCAGGCTGGTGGCGTACAGCGCATCGAACACCATGGCCTCGGTGGGGCAGAGCTCTTCGGCACCCCCGGCGAGCATCAGTGGCAGGCGCCCGAACTTGATGGCCTCGTAGGCATAACCGATGCCCTGGCTGCCGCTGGTGCAGGCGCTGGAGGTGGGGATCAGGCGCCCGGTCAGGCCAAAGAAAATGCTGATATTGGCCGCCGTGGTGTGCGGCATCATGCGTACGTAGGAGTTGGCGTTCAGGCCTTCGGCGACCGAATTGAGCAGCATGTTGCCGAAGGTTTTCATTTCGTCGGTACTGCCGGTGGACGAGCCGCAGGCCACGCCCATGCGTCCGTCGCGAATCATCGGGTCGTCCAACAGGCCCGCGTCGCGCAGGGCCTTCTCGGCCGCCGCCACCGCCAGGCGTGAAACCCGGCCCATGCTGCGCAGCTGCTTGCGGGTCCAGCTATCGGGCACCACGAAGTCATCGATAGGGCCGGCCAGGCGCGTGTTGAGCTCCTCGAAGCGGTCCCATTCGTGCATTCGGCGAATGCCGCTGCGATGGCTGGAGAAGTGCCCGGCGATGGTCGCCCAGTCATTGCCCAGGGAGGTGATACCGGCCATGCCGGTGACCACTACGCGCTTCATCAGCACAACCCTCCGTTGACCGCCAGCACCTGGCGGGTGATGTACGCGGCCTCTGCCGACATCAGGAAATTGACCGCGCCTGCCACTTCTTCCGGGGTACCCATGCGCTGGGCCGGAATCATTTTCAGCAGCTCATCGACCGGCACGTGTTCATCGAGCATGGCCGTGTCGATCAGCCCGGGGGCCACGCAGTTGACGGTGATCTTGCGCTTGGCCAGCTCAATCGCCAGGGCCTTGGCGGCGCCGATCACCCCGGCCTTGGAGGCGCTGTAGTTGACCTGGCCGCGGTTGCCGATCATGCCCGACACCGAGGTGATGCACACGATGCGCCCTGCGGCACGACGACGGATCATCGGCATCATCAAGGGGTGCAGCACGTTGTAGAAACCGTCGAGATTGGTGCGCAGCACCTGGTCCCAGTCCTCTTCGCTGAGCGCCGGAAAGGCACCGTCGCGGGTCAGGCCGGCGTTGCACACCACGCCGTAATAAGCGCCATGGGTTTCGACATCGTCAACGAGGATGGCGGCGCAGGCACTGCGATCCGCCACGTCGAATTGCAGTACGCGCGCCTGCTGACCCAGCGCCCGAACTTCATCGGCAACAGTCTCGGCCTCGCTGCGGCCGCTGCGGCAATGCACGACCAGGTCGAATCCGGCGCGCGCCAGGCGCAGGGCAATGGCCCGGCCAATGCCGCGACTGGAGCCGGTAACCAGAATGGTGTCAGTCATTGGGGGACTCCTGCGGGCCTGCTTCGGCCAGGTAGCTGGCCGCTTGCGGCGGGCTGAAAACGTTCAATCGGGCCGAGGCATGAATGCCCGGTCCGTGTAGATGACACTCGAACACACCCATGCCGTTCTCGTCTTCGAGCGAGCGTTGGGCATGAATGCGCAGTTCGGCACCGGCGGGAAAGCACTCGACGTTGCTTTCGAATTTGCGGGTGCCCAGTAAAAAACCCAGCCCGGCGGGTTTGCCCCGGGTGCGCGCGCGACAACCGGCGAAGGCGGCCACGCTCTGGGCCATCAGCTCGATGCCGACCCAGGCTGGCAGGCTGCCGTCGGCGCGGTTGAACAGGCCACCCGGACGCACGGTCAGGCGGGTATGAACCTGCTCCTCATCGAAGGACTCGACCGCATCGATCAGGATCATGTCGCCGGCATGGGGCAGTAGTTCGGCCAGGGGCCAGGTGATCATGACGCGTCTCCGAGAATCAGGCTGACATTGTTGCCGCCGAAGGCGAACGAGTTGCTCATCAGTCGCCGTTGCCCGGTAACGGGCAGGCGCTGGCTGGCGTCGACCAGGTTCAGTAGCGGCAGTTGCGGGTCGATCGCGCCATCCCAGATGTGCGGCACCAGGCGCCCATCGGGGTTGTGCGCCGACAGGCTCAACCAGCAGAACGCCGCCTCCAGCGCGCCGGCCGCACCCAGGGTGTGACCGGTCATGGGTTTGCTTGAAGAGCAGGCCAGCTGGCTGCCGAACAGGGCATGCACGGCCTGGCTCTCCATGGCGTCATTGTGCGCGGTGGCGGTGCCGTGCAGGTTCAGGTAGTCGATCTGGGCAGGCTGCAGACCTGCATTGTCCAGCGCCTTGGCCATGGCCTGCAAGGCGCCCTTGCCCTGTGGATCGGGCGCCGAGATATGGTGCGCATCGGAGCTGGCGCCAGCACCCAGCAGTGCAACGGTGGGGCCTTCGCCGTTCGCCTCGCGGGTCATCAGGAACACGGCTGCCGCTTCACCAATGGTGATGCCGTCACGATTGGCCGAGAACGGGTTGCAACGGTGTGCGCTGACCGCCTCAAGGGCGCTGAAGCCATTGAGGGTGAGCTTGCACAGGCTGTCTACGCCGCCGCAGATCACCGCATCGCACACACCCAGGTCGAGCAGCCGGCGTGCGCTCATCAAGGCGCGGGCACTGGAGGTGCATGCAGTGGAAATCACATAGGCCGGGCCGTTCAGTTGCAGCCAGTCGGCGAGGAAATTGGCCGGTGCGCTGAGCTCTTGTTCGGCATAGTCGTAGCCTGGCGGGAACTGCTGTTCACGCAGGTAATGGGCGATGCCGTCGCCCGCCTCGGCAATGCCCGAGGTACTGGTGCCCAGCACGATGGCCACGCGCGCGTTGCCGTGGCAGGCGATGGCGGCGTGGATCTGCGGGAGTATCTGCAAACAGGCTTCGTAGAGTAGCTGATTATTGCGGCTGTGCCGCGACTGCAGTGCCTGCGGCAACGCCAGCAGAGCGCCGTGAACAGCGGCAACCGGAACGCGCTGCTGCGGCACCCAACCTTCGGCTTCGCGCACCCCGGAGCAGTCGCCGGCAAACAGGTGGCGGGCGACGTCGGCCTGATCGCGCCCCAGGGCGCAGACCAGGCCCAGGGCATTGAGATAGGCGGTCATGGCGGCGTCTCGCTGGGTAATGGGCTGACTAGATAACGCAGGCCCTGCCCAAGGTTCAAGGTGAAGTCATCGGCATTGCGGTAATCGACCCGCCAGCGCTCGCCCAGCCAGCGCTGCCGGCCTTGCTGGCGGGCGGCAGGATAACCCTGCTGCAGCTGGTCGTCGGGCGTCAGGGCAAACAGCAAGGCAGCAAACAGTTCCCGCGCCGCCGGGTTGGGCGGCAGCAGGCCGTCGGCCTGCCACTGGCCGTGATCGAGCAACTGCCGCGCCTGGGGAATGCCCAGCAAGTCGAGCATCGACCAGCGCAGGCGGCTGCCCTCTTGCTGGATCACCAGCAGCCAGTCCTGGCGTTGTCCGGCCTGCTCGCGCTGGATATGCAGCTGCATCGGCAGCGCCAGTGCAGGCGCTTGATCGGGTAGCGGCGGCGGGCTTGCGCAGGCACAGAGCAAGGCAAAGGCCAGCATCGGCAACAAGCGTTTCATGGCTGCTCCTTGTGCCCGGTGGCGGCCCAGGGGGCGAGGAGGAAGCTGAACACCAGCCCCAGGCTCACGGCCAGGCCAAAATTGCTCACCGCCGGGGTTTGCGATACCGCCAGCAGGCCGAACGACAGCCACGTCGTGGTGGCGGCCAGCAAGGTCCCCAACAAACTGACCGCGGCGCCGCCAATCTGTTCGTGCATGAGGATGGCGTAGTCGACGCTGATGGCGGTGACCAGCAGCAACCCGAACAGGCTGAACAGGGTCAGCGGCTGGCCCAGCCAACCGAGGCACGCCAGGCTGCACAAGGCGGCCAGCAGGGGCAGGGCGACGATGCGCAGGGCCCCGCCCATGCCGAACGGAACAATCAGCAGCACCACGATCAGCGCACAGGACAACAGCTTGAGCTCGGCGGCGCTGACCTGGGTGGCGGCGAACACCCGGTTCAACTCGCCGAGGCGGTCCACAAGCTGCACGCCTGCCAGGCTTTCGGTTTGCCGTTGCAGCAACGCCGGATCACTCAGGCCCTGCAAGCTGACCATCGCCGCAACGCCCTGGCCATCGGCGCCCAGCCACAAGGTGCGCCACGGCTCGCCCAGAGGGCCGCTGAGGGCGTGATCG
It encodes:
- a CDS encoding beta-ketoacyl-[acyl-carrier-protein] synthase family protein, whose product is MTAYLNALGLVCALGRDQADVARHLFAGDCSGVREAEGWVPQQRVPVAAVHGALLALPQALQSRHSRNNQLLYEACLQILPQIHAAIACHGNARVAIVLGTSTSGIAEAGDGIAHYLREQQFPPGYDYAEQELSAPANFLADWLQLNGPAYVISTACTSSARALMSARRLLDLGVCDAVICGGVDSLCKLTLNGFSALEAVSAHRCNPFSANRDGITIGEAAAVFLMTREANGEGPTVALLGAGASSDAHHISAPDPQGKGALQAMAKALDNAGLQPAQIDYLNLHGTATAHNDAMESQAVHALFGSQLACSSSKPMTGHTLGAAGALEAAFCWLSLSAHNPDGRLVPHIWDGAIDPQLPLLNLVDASQRLPVTGQRRLMSNSFAFGGNNVSLILGDAS
- the fabG gene encoding 3-oxoacyl-ACP reductase FabG gives rise to the protein MTDTILVTGSSRGIGRAIALRLARAGFDLVVHCRSGRSEAETVADEVRALGQQARVLQFDVADRSACAAILVDDVETHGAYYGVVCNAGLTRDGAFPALSEEDWDQVLRTNLDGFYNVLHPLMMPMIRRRAAGRIVCITSVSGMIGNRGQVNYSASKAGVIGAAKALAIELAKRKITVNCVAPGLIDTAMLDEHVPVDELLKMIPAQRMGTPEEVAGAVNFLMSAEAAYITRQVLAVNGGLC
- a CDS encoding beta-ketoacyl-ACP synthase encodes the protein MKRVVVTGMAGITSLGNDWATIAGHFSSHRSGIRRMHEWDRFEELNTRLAGPIDDFVVPDSWTRKQLRSMGRVSRLAVAAAEKALRDAGLLDDPMIRDGRMGVACGSSTGSTDEMKTFGNMLLNSVAEGLNANSYVRMMPHTTAANISIFFGLTGRLIPTSSACTSGSQGIGYAYEAIKFGRLPLMLAGGAEELCPTEAMVFDALYATSLKNDAPQSTPSPYDSGRDGLVIGEGGGMLVLEELEHALARGAHIYAEIVGFGTNADGQHTTRPEQVTMRRAMALALEDANLAPDAIGYVNGHGTATEQGDIAETLATSSLFGPRMPISSQKSFLGHTLGACGALESWFSIEMLNSDHYVHTLNLANIDPQCGELDYLCDDWRVMSNEYVMNNNFAFGGVNTSLIFRRWR
- a CDS encoding MFS transporter, with the protein product MSPAAVDARVTVTESWIEKGTPAFLRTVLALFCGGFATFALLYCVQPMMPMLSQEFSINAAQSSLILSVSTAMLAVGLLITGPISDRIGRKPVMVAALFCAALCTIVSALMPSWQTVLLSRALLGLSLSGLAAVAMTYLSEEIHPQHIGLAMGLYIGGNAIGGMSGRLITGVLIDFVSWHTALLVIGSLALIAAVVFWKVLPESRNFRPRSLHPRSLLEGFTLHFRDAGLPWLFLEAFLLMGAFVTLFNYIGYRLLAEPYYMSQALVGLLSVVYLSGIYSSAQIGALADKLGRRKVFWATIVLMFSGLLLTLFTPLLLVIVGMLVFTFGFFGAHSVASSWIGRRATKAKGQASSLYLFSYYAGSSVAGTAGGVFWHQAGWNGIGLFIGSLLVVALLVALHLSRLPAKV
- a CDS encoding LysR family transcriptional regulator; this translates as MELRHLRYFIAVAEELHFGRAAQQLGISQPPLSQQIQALEQELGARLFERTNRRVALSEAGRLFLEEARQVLAQVDKAADVARRAQLGELGEMKIGFTSSAPFNSSISAAIYAFRQRFPAVHLHLNEMSSQAVADALLDESIEVGLMRPLALPDNLVATELLREPLVAIINATHPLAHGSEGGLYLAALANEPFVFFPRSYGSGLYAQLLSLARQAGFSPHFAQEASEAMTIIGLVSAGLGVSVLPASFQRMRMEGVVYRTLLDSDAMTAVWVVQRRQSTSAMARAFVSLLSGREAPAPQA
- a CDS encoding hotdog family protein; protein product: MITWPLAELLPHAGDMILIDAVESFDEEQVHTRLTVRPGGLFNRADGSLPAWVGIELMAQSVAAFAGCRARTRGKPAGLGFLLGTRKFESNVECFPAGAELRIHAQRSLEDENGMGVFECHLHGPGIHASARLNVFSPPQAASYLAEAGPQESPND